The following proteins are encoded in a genomic region of Herminiimonas arsenicoxydans:
- a CDS encoding Conserved hypothetical protein, putative cytochrome C biogenesis protein (Evidence 4 : Homologs of previously reported genes of unknown function) — protein MTSETETSTGGWELKTSRRWLADTVELLSSMRFAISLLTLISIASIIGTVLKQNEPMTNYVNQFGPFWFEVFAKFNLYALYSTWWFLLIMAFLVVSTSLCLIRNTPKMLKDMRSWRENVREQSLRNFHHKVEWRVPFSRAALTAQSLARVAANGYKTKVVEKEGATLIAGRQGAANKWGYIFAHSSIVIICIGGLLDSELPIRIQKVIFDKTPFSGSGVIAQIPEQHRLGLGNPTFRGNMLIPEGSSSSTAIIPQQDGVLIQDLPFTVKLTKFIIDYYSTGMPKLFASEVVVTDHENGKVFPATIKVNEPLIYRGVAVYQSSFEDGGSRLTLAAYPMRGTEHVALPMQGEVGNTSALGTGKGGDYTVEWSGFRAFNVENMAQNGQDLRAVNPAKGFMSSSLDKHLGSAAKNANSKDLKNVGPSVQYKLRDKNGQAREYNNYMQPMLIDGAYVFLAGMRESPAEPFRFLRIPADDNDTVDEWMRLRAAILNPELRLLAAQRYAKRALPATRTDAAVLRAQLQASSLKGLTIFGGDEDEAGYVAVSRFLEKVAPQDQEQAAEIFMKILNGSLWDLWQVAREKDGLKAVEPDEKHGRFLQLAANAFSDAFFYGSPVYLQLQGFDEVKASVLQITRSPGKNIVYFGCLLLVIGVFSMFYIRERRLWIWIKSEDDGSARALMAVSSQRKTLDFEKEVEKLKQQLQQAGPEQR, from the coding sequence ATGACAAGCGAAACAGAAACAAGTACGGGCGGATGGGAATTGAAAACCAGTCGTCGCTGGCTGGCGGATACAGTAGAGCTGCTGTCTTCGATGCGCTTTGCCATCAGCTTGCTGACATTGATTTCGATTGCGTCGATTATCGGTACGGTGCTCAAGCAAAACGAGCCGATGACGAATTACGTGAATCAGTTTGGCCCGTTCTGGTTTGAGGTATTCGCCAAGTTCAATCTGTATGCGCTGTATTCGACCTGGTGGTTTTTGCTGATCATGGCGTTTCTGGTGGTTTCGACCTCGCTGTGCCTGATCCGCAATACGCCGAAGATGTTGAAGGACATGCGCAGCTGGCGCGAAAACGTGCGCGAGCAATCGCTGCGCAATTTTCACCACAAAGTGGAGTGGCGGGTGCCATTTTCACGCGCCGCGCTGACGGCACAAAGTCTGGCGCGCGTTGCGGCCAACGGTTATAAAACCAAGGTCGTGGAGAAGGAGGGCGCAACCCTGATCGCCGGTCGGCAAGGCGCCGCCAACAAATGGGGCTATATTTTTGCGCATAGTTCCATCGTCATCATTTGTATCGGCGGCTTGCTGGATTCCGAATTGCCGATACGCATACAAAAAGTCATTTTCGATAAAACCCCGTTTTCCGGCAGCGGCGTCATTGCACAAATTCCTGAACAGCATCGACTCGGATTGGGTAATCCGACCTTCCGCGGCAATATGCTGATTCCGGAGGGCAGCAGCAGCAGTACGGCTATCATTCCGCAGCAGGATGGGGTACTGATTCAGGATTTGCCTTTCACGGTCAAGCTGACAAAATTCATCATCGATTATTACTCGACCGGCATGCCGAAATTGTTTGCCAGCGAGGTGGTTGTTACCGATCATGAAAATGGGAAAGTGTTTCCGGCCACGATCAAGGTCAACGAGCCGCTGATTTATCGCGGCGTGGCAGTGTATCAATCGAGCTTTGAGGATGGCGGCAGCAGACTGACGCTGGCCGCTTATCCGATGCGGGGAACAGAACATGTCGCGCTTCCCATGCAAGGTGAGGTCGGTAACACATCTGCACTGGGTACCGGCAAGGGCGGCGATTACACTGTTGAGTGGTCGGGTTTCCGCGCCTTCAACGTCGAAAACATGGCGCAGAACGGACAGGATCTGCGCGCCGTCAATCCGGCCAAAGGATTCATGTCGTCCAGCCTGGACAAACACCTGGGCTCGGCAGCCAAGAATGCCAACAGCAAGGATCTGAAAAACGTCGGTCCGAGCGTGCAATACAAATTGCGCGACAAGAATGGGCAGGCGCGCGAATACAACAATTACATGCAGCCCATGCTGATCGATGGAGCCTATGTTTTTCTTGCAGGCATGCGGGAATCGCCCGCCGAGCCTTTCCGCTTCCTGCGAATTCCGGCTGATGATAATGACACGGTGGATGAGTGGATGCGCTTGCGCGCTGCCATTTTGAATCCGGAATTGCGTCTGCTGGCGGCCCAGCGCTATGCAAAACGCGCGTTGCCGGCGACGCGCACAGATGCTGCGGTATTGCGCGCACAATTGCAGGCTTCGTCGCTGAAAGGCTTGACGATTTTTGGCGGCGATGAGGATGAAGCCGGTTATGTTGCGGTTTCCAGGTTCCTCGAAAAAGTCGCGCCGCAAGATCAGGAGCAGGCAGCAGAGATTTTCATGAAAATACTGAACGGCAGCCTGTGGGATTTATGGCAGGTTGCACGTGAAAAAGATGGTTTGAAAGCGGTGGAACCGGATGAAAAACATGGCCGCTTTTTGCAACTGGCGGCGAATGCATTTTCCGATGCGTTTTTTTACGGTTCTCCTGTCTATCTGCAGTTGCAGGGCTTTGATGAAGTCAAGGCATCGGTGTTGCAGATAACCCGTTCGCCGGGTAAAAACATCGTTTATTTCGGCTGTCTTCTGCTTGTCATAGGTGTGTTCTCGATGTTTTATATACGTGAACGCCGGCTCTGGATCTGGATCAAGTCGGAAGACGATGGCAGTGCGCGAGCATTGATGGCTGTGAGTTCGCAGCGCAAGACGCTGGATTTCGAAAAAGAAGTAGAAAAGCTGAAGCAGCAATTGCAGCAAGCGGGACCGGAGCAACGCTAA
- the rplQ gene encoding 50S ribosomal protein L17 (Evidence 2a : Function of homologous gene experimentally demonstrated in an other organism; PubMedId : 91088242, 10094780, 12809609, 2989779, 6379605; Product type s : structure), whose translation MRHRHGLRKLNRTSSHRLAMLRNMTVSLLRHEAIKTTLPKAKELRRVIEPILTLGKTDSLANKRLAFNRLRDREMVVKLFAELGPRYANRNGGYLRILKMGFRAGDNAPMAFIELLDRPETTEAVEDNSGE comes from the coding sequence ATGCGTCATCGTCACGGCCTTCGTAAATTAAATCGTACTTCTTCCCACCGTCTCGCAATGTTGCGCAACATGACTGTTTCGCTGCTGCGTCATGAAGCAATCAAAACCACTTTGCCTAAAGCCAAAGAGTTGCGTCGCGTGATCGAACCGATCCTGACCCTCGGCAAAACCGACAGCCTGGCGAACAAACGCCTCGCATTCAACCGCCTGCGCGATCGCGAAATGGTTGTCAAACTGTTCGCTGAATTGGGCCCGCGTTACGCAAATCGTAACGGCGGCTATCTGCGCATCCTGAAAATGGGTTTCCGTGCTGGCGACAATGCACCAATGGCGTTCATCGAATTGCTCGATCGTCCGGAAACAACCGAAGCTGTAGAAGACAACAGCGGCGAATAA
- a CDS encoding Putative GTP-binding protein (Evidence 3 : Function proposed based on presence of conserved amino acid motif, structural feature or limited homology; Product type cp : cell process), producing MSLLWQARFFTTVNHLRDLPNTQVPEIAFAGRSNAGKSTAINILSNQKKLCFASKTPGRTQHINYFSIGGAHVGQHRKDETKVEEIRAMLVDLPGYGYAEVSGSAKHHWQALLGDYVQRREQLAALVLIVDSRRPFTDLDIQMLEWFAPTGKPIHCILTKSDKLNRNESTNALRTANTLLASYVDEYGQPFPFTAQLFSALKRTGIDEANDKILELLGLNDEVSEESDSKTAGDAEKAE from the coding sequence ATGTCCTTACTTTGGCAAGCCCGCTTCTTCACCACGGTGAATCATCTCCGTGATTTGCCAAATACGCAAGTCCCTGAAATCGCCTTTGCCGGCCGCTCGAACGCGGGCAAATCTACCGCGATAAACATCCTATCCAACCAGAAAAAGCTGTGTTTTGCGTCCAAAACACCAGGCCGTACGCAGCATATCAATTACTTCTCGATCGGCGGCGCGCACGTCGGCCAGCATCGCAAGGATGAAACCAAGGTCGAGGAAATTCGGGCCATGCTGGTCGATTTGCCCGGTTATGGCTACGCGGAAGTCTCCGGCTCCGCCAAACATCACTGGCAGGCACTGCTAGGCGACTATGTGCAGCGCCGCGAGCAACTCGCCGCACTGGTGCTGATTGTCGACTCGCGTCGACCTTTTACCGATCTCGATATCCAAATGCTCGAATGGTTTGCACCTACCGGCAAGCCGATACACTGCATTCTGACGAAATCGGACAAGCTCAATCGTAACGAATCCACCAATGCACTGCGCACGGCCAACACCCTGCTGGCAAGTTACGTGGATGAATACGGCCAACCGTTTCCGTTTACCGCCCAGTTGTTTTCCGCTCTCAAACGTACCGGCATTGACGAAGCCAACGACAAGATTCTGGAATTGCTGGGATTGAACGATGAAGTGAGTGAAGAATCAGATAGCAAAACGGCAGGCGACGCCGAGAAAGCTGAATAA
- the rpsD gene encoding 30S ribosomal subunit protein S4 (Evidence 2a : Function of homologous gene experimentally demonstrated in an other organism; PubMedId : 11504736, 15652481; Product type s : structure), translated as MARYIGPKAKLSRREGTDLFLKSARRSLDSKCKLDSKPGQHGRTSGARTSDYGNQLREKQKVKRMYGILERQFRRYFAEADRRKGNTGETLLKLLETRLDNVVYRMGFGSTRAEGRQLVSHKAFTVNGIVVNIASYQVKPGDIVAVREKSKKQVRIVEALSLAEQIGMPSWVAVDSKKMEGTFKSVPDRSEIAADVNESLIVELYSR; from the coding sequence GTGGCACGTTATATTGGACCTAAAGCAAAACTCTCCCGTCGTGAAGGCACCGACCTTTTCCTGAAAAGCGCACGTCGTTCGCTGGACTCGAAATGCAAACTTGATTCGAAACCTGGTCAACATGGTCGCACTTCCGGTGCTCGTACCTCTGACTACGGCAATCAATTGCGTGAGAAGCAAAAAGTAAAACGCATGTACGGCATTTTGGAACGTCAGTTCCGCCGTTACTTCGCTGAAGCGGATCGCCGTAAAGGCAACACTGGTGAAACCCTGTTGAAATTGCTCGAAACGCGTCTCGACAACGTTGTTTATCGCATGGGCTTTGGTTCGACACGTGCTGAAGGCCGTCAATTGGTCTCGCACAAGGCGTTCACCGTCAACGGCATCGTTGTCAACATCGCTTCGTACCAGGTCAAGCCGGGCGACATCGTTGCTGTTCGTGAAAAATCGAAAAAACAGGTACGTATCGTTGAAGCACTGTCGCTGGCAGAGCAAATCGGCATGCCTTCATGGGTAGCGGTTGATTCGAAAAAAATGGAAGGTACTTTCAAGTCCGTTCCAGATCGCAGCGAAATCGCTGCAGACGTCAACGAATCGTTGATCGTCGAATTGTATTCGCGTTAA
- a CDS encoding Cytochrome c4 (Evidence 2b : Function of strongly homologous gene; Product type c : carrier): MNRVCLPIVKSLFVAFLTLASIAHASEEKKAVKAVKADPAKGEALYNTGDASRNVIACIACHGAAGNSSIAENPKLSGQHGAYIHKQLLDFKSGARNNAIMGPIAKGMTEEDIRNLIAYMDKSKPTPGAARNKDTVELGKHIFRGGIAEKSVPACAACHSANGAGLPAQFPRLAGQHQTYTEAQLIAFRTGARENDQMSKIVKRMSDEEIKAVADYVAGLK; this comes from the coding sequence ATGAATCGTGTTTGTTTACCAATCGTAAAATCCTTGTTCGTCGCATTTTTGACGCTTGCTTCCATTGCTCATGCTTCCGAAGAAAAGAAAGCCGTCAAAGCCGTCAAAGCCGATCCAGCCAAGGGCGAGGCACTGTACAACACTGGCGATGCGTCACGTAACGTCATTGCCTGCATCGCGTGTCATGGCGCTGCCGGCAATTCTTCCATTGCGGAAAATCCCAAGTTATCCGGTCAGCACGGCGCGTATATCCACAAGCAATTGCTCGATTTCAAAAGTGGCGCACGCAACAATGCGATCATGGGGCCGATTGCCAAGGGCATGACCGAAGAAGACATTCGCAACCTGATCGCCTACATGGACAAGTCGAAGCCGACTCCGGGCGCGGCCAGAAACAAGGACACGGTTGAACTCGGCAAACACATTTTCCGCGGCGGTATTGCCGAGAAAAGCGTTCCTGCCTGCGCTGCTTGCCACAGTGCAAACGGCGCCGGTCTGCCGGCACAGTTTCCACGCCTGGCTGGTCAACATCAGACTTATACAGAAGCACAGTTGATTGCCTTCCGTACCGGTGCACGTGAAAATGATCAGATGAGCAAGATCGTTAAACGCATGTCGGATGAAGAAATCAAAGCGGTTGCTGACTACGTTGCTGGTCTGAAATAA
- the prdx2 gene encoding Peroxidase (Evidence 2a : Function of homologous gene experimentally demonstrated in an other organism; PubMedId : 9205120, 9291135, 10395907, 16141072, 15489334, 14988405, 17203969; Product type e : enzyme) translates to MMTLRLGDIAPDFEQDSSIGKIKFHEWAGDSWVVLFSHPADFTPVCTTELGLTAKLKPQFDKRNVKAIALSVDPADQHLEWIKDIEATQKTVVGFPIVADADKSVSTLYDMIHPNQSATATVRSVFIIDPQKKIRLTLTYPMSVGRNFDEILRAIDALQLTDNYTVATPGNWRDGDDVIIPLSIQDEAVIKQKFPKGYKAERPYLRVTPQPNK, encoded by the coding sequence ATGATGACATTACGCTTGGGTGATATCGCTCCCGATTTCGAGCAGGATAGTTCGATCGGGAAAATCAAATTTCATGAATGGGCCGGTGATTCGTGGGTCGTCCTGTTTTCACATCCTGCCGATTTTACGCCTGTGTGCACGACGGAACTCGGTTTGACAGCAAAATTGAAACCGCAATTCGACAAGCGTAACGTGAAGGCGATTGCCTTGTCGGTCGATCCGGCTGACCAGCATCTGGAGTGGATCAAGGATATCGAGGCCACACAAAAAACGGTAGTCGGTTTTCCTATCGTTGCAGATGCGGACAAATCCGTTTCAACCTTGTATGACATGATTCATCCGAATCAATCCGCAACTGCGACCGTGCGTTCGGTGTTCATCATCGATCCACAAAAGAAAATCCGTTTGACGCTGACTTATCCCATGAGTGTAGGCCGTAATTTTGATGAGATTTTGCGCGCCATCGATGCCTTGCAATTAACGGATAACTATACCGTCGCTACACCGGGCAATTGGCGTGATGGTGATGATGTGATCATTCCCTTGTCGATACAGGATGAGGCAGTCATCAAGCAGAAATTCCCCAAAGGCTACAAGGCAGAACGTCCGTATCTGCGCGTGACGCCGCAGCCGAATAAATAA
- a CDS encoding Thiol:disulfide interchange protein dsbD precursor (Protein-disulfide reductase) (Disulfide reductase) (Evidence 2b : Function of strongly homologous gene; Product type e : enzyme): MSRVFALLALLCTLPLLAHADEDFLAPEIAFQFSARMVDTKTIAVTYAIADGYYMYRERFAFKASDAALGEAVIPAGKVEFDQTFQKDVETYRKSVTIRIPVQASGRFTLTASSQGCSDKGLCYSPMDSQANLFAQGDGAKSGAPDKGLKILSASDDATKNVVLDAETGRIERALQSGELLAILPLFLLLGLGLAFTPCVLPMVPILSSIIIGEGAQTKRSRGLLLAVVYSLGMALVYTCLGLAAGWVGEGLSAALQNPWVLSGFAILMVGLALSMFDVYHLQMPAFVQHRLTRASERQSAGKLVGVFVMGALSALIVGPCVAAPLAGALLYISQTRDLVIGGSALFAMAIGMSVPLLLVGASAGTLLPRTGAWMNGVKRFFGVLMLALAIWMISPVIPAVVQMLALAALGLAYGAYLLWGAKGSWFAKALGLVFAILGAMQLVGVSTGGRDAWAPLAHLSADGVRKPVFVRVKTSAELDAAIAQAGGKNVMLDFYADWCVSCIEMEKFTFTDPRVHAQFADMVLLQVDVTANNAYDKEMLRRFNLFGPPAIIFFDKNGQEIRGGRVIGFQKADKFTQSLALIKQF, translated from the coding sequence ATGTCCCGTGTTTTTGCTTTGCTGGCCTTGTTGTGCACCTTGCCGTTGCTGGCGCATGCCGATGAAGATTTCCTCGCCCCTGAAATAGCTTTTCAATTTTCGGCCCGCATGGTCGATACGAAAACGATAGCAGTCACTTATGCCATCGCCGATGGCTACTATATGTATCGCGAACGTTTTGCATTCAAGGCCAGCGACGCTGCTTTGGGCGAGGCAGTCATTCCTGCCGGGAAAGTCGAATTCGATCAGACATTTCAAAAGGATGTGGAAACCTATCGCAAGAGTGTGACGATACGTATTCCGGTCCAGGCATCGGGTCGTTTCACATTGACGGCCAGCAGTCAGGGATGTTCGGATAAAGGTCTGTGCTATTCCCCCATGGATTCGCAGGCAAACTTGTTTGCACAGGGCGATGGAGCGAAAAGCGGGGCGCCGGATAAAGGCCTGAAGATACTTTCCGCTAGCGATGATGCGACAAAAAACGTTGTGCTTGATGCGGAAACGGGACGCATAGAGCGTGCGCTGCAAAGCGGGGAACTGCTGGCGATATTGCCGCTGTTTTTACTGCTGGGTCTGGGCCTTGCATTCACGCCTTGTGTGCTGCCCATGGTGCCAATTCTATCCAGTATTATTATCGGCGAAGGTGCGCAGACCAAACGCAGTCGCGGCTTGTTGCTGGCTGTCGTGTATTCGCTGGGGATGGCTTTGGTGTATACCTGCCTGGGTCTCGCGGCCGGATGGGTGGGCGAAGGATTGTCCGCTGCACTGCAGAACCCTTGGGTATTGAGTGGCTTTGCTATCTTGATGGTGGGTCTGGCACTGTCGATGTTTGATGTATATCACTTGCAGATGCCGGCATTCGTGCAGCACAGATTGACGCGCGCTTCAGAGCGGCAGAGTGCGGGCAAGCTGGTCGGCGTCTTTGTCATGGGTGCGCTGTCGGCCTTGATCGTTGGTCCATGCGTGGCTGCGCCACTGGCAGGCGCTTTGCTTTATATCAGTCAGACGCGGGATCTCGTCATAGGCGGCAGTGCATTGTTTGCGATGGCGATCGGCATGAGTGTGCCCTTGTTGCTGGTCGGCGCTTCTGCAGGAACTTTGCTGCCGCGGACCGGTGCATGGATGAATGGCGTCAAGCGCTTCTTCGGCGTGTTGATGCTGGCGCTTGCCATCTGGATGATTTCGCCGGTCATTCCTGCCGTCGTCCAAATGCTGGCTTTAGCAGCACTTGGGCTTGCCTATGGCGCATATTTATTATGGGGTGCAAAAGGCAGCTGGTTTGCAAAAGCGCTGGGGCTCGTGTTTGCAATTTTGGGGGCGATGCAATTAGTGGGAGTGAGCACCGGCGGCCGTGACGCATGGGCACCGTTGGCGCATCTGAGCGCGGATGGCGTGCGCAAACCAGTCTTCGTGCGCGTGAAAACTAGCGCAGAACTGGATGCGGCGATTGCGCAGGCCGGTGGTAAAAACGTGATGCTGGATTTCTATGCAGACTGGTGCGTCTCATGCATAGAAATGGAAAAATTTACCTTTACCGATCCGCGCGTACACGCGCAGTTCGCCGACATGGTCTTGCTGCAAGTCGACGTCACGGCGAATAATGCATACGATAAGGAAATGTTGCGACGTTTCAATTTATTCGGCCCGCCAGCGATTATTTTCTTTGACAAGAACGGCCAGGAAATTCGCGGCGGTCGTGTAATCGGTTTTCAAAAAGCCGACAAGTTCACGCAATCGCTGGCGCTTATCAAACAATTTTAA
- the hemB gene encoding Delta-aminolevulinic acid dehydratase (Porphobilinogen synthase) (ALAD) (ALADH) (Evidence 2a : Function of homologous gene experimentally demonstrated in an other organism; PubMedId : 10356331, 8626508; Product type e : enzyme), protein MSKFLSNAQFPAVRMRRMRKDAFSRAMMRENVLTPADLIYPVFVTEGKNQSEKISSMPGVERLSVDLLLSVAEECVSLHIPVLALFPVINASLKTPDGIEACNPDGLVPRAVRELKKHFPELGILTDIALDPYTSHGQDGVLDANGYVLNDETCSILTKQALTHAEAGVDIVAPSDMMDGRIGAIRNALEAHHHIYTRIMAYSAKYASAFYGPFRDAVGSSATLGKSNKATYQMDPANSDEALREVALDLAEGADMVMVKPGMPYLDIVRRVKDEFKVPTFAYQVSGEYAMIKAAAQQGWLDHDKTMMEAMIAFKRAGADGVLTYFARDIARRLKLG, encoded by the coding sequence ATGTCCAAATTTTTATCTAATGCACAATTTCCTGCCGTACGGATGCGTCGCATGCGCAAGGATGCATTCTCACGCGCAATGATGCGCGAGAATGTATTAACACCCGCCGACCTGATTTATCCAGTCTTTGTCACCGAAGGTAAAAACCAGAGCGAAAAAATCTCCTCCATGCCCGGGGTGGAGCGCTTATCTGTCGATTTGCTGCTCAGCGTAGCCGAAGAATGCGTCAGCTTGCATATCCCGGTGCTGGCACTCTTCCCTGTCATCAATGCATCGCTGAAAACGCCAGATGGTATCGAAGCCTGCAATCCGGATGGACTGGTGCCACGCGCAGTACGTGAATTGAAAAAACATTTCCCGGAACTCGGCATTCTGACCGACATCGCACTCGACCCCTACACCAGCCACGGCCAGGATGGCGTGCTGGATGCAAACGGTTATGTGCTCAATGATGAAACCTGCTCCATTCTTACCAAACAGGCATTGACCCACGCCGAAGCCGGCGTGGATATCGTTGCACCATCCGACATGATGGATGGCCGCATAGGCGCAATTCGCAATGCGCTGGAAGCACACCACCATATCTACACGCGCATCATGGCGTATTCGGCAAAATACGCATCGGCATTTTACGGCCCGTTCCGCGATGCCGTCGGCTCCTCGGCCACTCTGGGAAAAAGCAACAAGGCAACCTACCAGATGGATCCGGCCAACAGCGATGAGGCCTTGCGGGAAGTTGCGCTCGACCTTGCCGAAGGCGCCGACATGGTCATGGTCAAACCGGGCATGCCGTATCTGGACATCGTGCGTCGCGTCAAGGATGAGTTCAAGGTGCCTACCTTTGCCTATCAAGTCAGCGGCGAGTACGCGATGATCAAGGCTGCCGCGCAACAAGGCTGGCTCGATCATGACAAAACCATGATGGAAGCCATGATTGCCTTCAAACGCGCCGGCGCCGACGGCGTACTGACCTACTTTGCACGCGATATTGCACGACGCCTGAAGCTGGGCTGA
- the rpoA gene encoding RNA polymerase, alpha subunit (Evidence 2a : Function of homologous gene experimentally demonstrated in an other organism; PubMedId : 15093137; Product type e : enzyme): MQNSLLKPRIIEVEVLGAGHAKVVMEPFERGYGHTLGNALRRVLLSSMVGYAPTEVTIAGVVHEYSSLDGVQEDVVDLLLNLKGVVFKLHNRDDVTLTLKKEGEGAVLASDIELPHDVELVNPDHVIAHLTAGGKLDMQIKVEKGRGYVPGNVRRLSEDTNKTIGRIILDASFSPVRRVSYAVESARVEQRTDLDKLVINIETNGVITPEEAIRQSARVLVDQLNVFAALEGTEAPADAPSRAPAVDPILLRPVDDLELTVRSANCLKAENIYYIGDLIQRSENELLKTPNLGRKSLNEIKEVLASRGLTLGMKLENWPPAGLEK, encoded by the coding sequence ATGCAAAACAGTTTGTTGAAGCCACGTATTATTGAAGTCGAAGTACTCGGTGCAGGTCACGCCAAAGTCGTGATGGAGCCGTTTGAACGCGGTTACGGCCACACGCTGGGTAACGCGCTGCGTCGCGTGCTGTTGTCTTCGATGGTTGGCTACGCGCCGACCGAAGTCACGATCGCTGGTGTCGTGCACGAATATTCTTCGCTCGACGGCGTGCAGGAAGACGTCGTGGATCTGCTGTTGAATCTGAAGGGCGTTGTGTTCAAATTGCACAATCGCGATGATGTCACGCTGACTCTGAAAAAAGAAGGCGAAGGCGCTGTATTGGCTTCCGATATCGAATTGCCACACGACGTAGAACTCGTTAATCCGGACCACGTGATTGCTCACCTGACCGCCGGTGGCAAACTCGACATGCAGATTAAAGTCGAAAAAGGCCGCGGCTATGTGCCAGGCAACGTTCGTCGCTTGTCGGAAGACACCAATAAAACCATCGGCCGCATCATTCTTGACGCATCGTTTTCGCCAGTTCGCCGCGTTTCGTACGCTGTGGAATCGGCTCGCGTTGAGCAACGTACCGATCTGGATAAACTCGTTATCAACATCGAAACCAACGGCGTGATCACGCCAGAAGAAGCGATCCGTCAATCGGCGCGCGTTCTGGTTGATCAGTTGAATGTGTTCGCTGCGCTGGAAGGCACAGAAGCACCTGCAGATGCTCCTTCGCGCGCACCAGCAGTCGATCCTATCCTGTTGCGTCCAGTCGATGATCTGGAACTGACAGTGCGTTCGGCTAACTGCCTGAAAGCAGAAAACATTTACTACATTGGCGATTTGATCCAACGTAGCGAAAACGAACTGCTCAAAACGCCTAACCTCGGCCGTAAATCCCTGAATGAAATCAAGGAAGTATTGGCATCCCGTGGTTTGACTTTGGGCATGAAACTCGAAAACTGGCCGCCAGCTGGTTTGGAGAAGTAA
- the cutA gene encoding Divalent-cation tolerance protein (Evidence 2b : Function of strongly homologous gene; Product type ph : phenotype) — translation MSLSPQALLVLTNVPDADVAERLARALLEARLAACVNILPVVRSLYHWQGVLEEACEATLQIKTIPAHYAALEAAIKAIHPYAVPEIIAIPIVDGLHAYLHWIAQETNKDTNV, via the coding sequence ATGTCCCTCTCTCCTCAAGCCTTGCTTGTATTGACGAATGTGCCCGATGCAGATGTGGCGGAGCGTCTGGCGCGCGCTCTGCTTGAGGCGCGCCTGGCAGCATGCGTCAATATCCTGCCGGTAGTGCGCTCTCTCTATCATTGGCAGGGCGTGCTGGAAGAGGCGTGTGAAGCAACGCTGCAAATCAAGACGATCCCGGCGCATTACGCGGCGCTAGAGGCGGCGATCAAGGCAATACATCCGTATGCTGTGCCGGAGATCATTGCGATTCCGATCGTCGATGGTTTGCACGCTTACCTTCACTGGATTGCGCAGGAAACAAATAAGGACACGAATGTTTAA